From a single Botrytis cinerea B05.10 chromosome 4, complete sequence genomic region:
- the Bcras2 gene encoding Bcras2, with protein sequence MSSKQMVLYKLVVLGDGGVGKTALTIQLTLQHFVETYDPTIEDSYRKQVAIDGQSCMLEVLDTAGQEEYTALRDQWIRDGEGFVLVYSISSRSSFTRIQRFHNQIQRVKESSSSSPIYPGSPISPISPSEPVPIMLVGNKCDRVTEREVSTQEGHALARELGCEFVEASAKNCVNVEKAFYDVVRQLRRQRQQRSSASGSGKSPRANTMDNGMVRDESRKYRPKKKGPCVIL encoded by the exons ATGTCTTCGAAACAAATGGTTTTGTACAAATTGGTGGTGCTTGGTGATGGAGGTGTGGGTAAAACTGCTTTGACAATTCAATTAACATTACAACATTTCGTCGAGACG TACGATCCTACAATCGAAGATTCATACCGAAAACAAGTCGCAATAGACGGTCAATCATGCATGTTGGAAGTTCTCGATACTGCCGGCCAAGAAGAATATACTGCGTTAAGAGATCAATGGATTCGTGATGGCGAAGGTTTTGTTTTGGTTTACAGCATATCATCGAGATCATCCTTTACGCGCATCCAAAGATTtcacaatcaaattcaacgaGTGAAGGAATCATCGTCCTCCTCCCCCATATATCCCGGTTCTCCCATATCACCTATCTCGCCTTCGGAGCCCGTACCAATCATGCTTGTGGGAAACAAATGCGACAGAGTCACGGAACGAGAGGTGTCAACACAAGAAGGTCATGCATTGGCGCGGGAGTTGGGCTGCGAATTTGTTGAAGCATCCGCGAAGAATTGCGTTAATGTTGAAAAGGCATTCTATGATGTAGTACGACAACTTCGCAGACAACGTCAGCAGAGATCTTCAGCTTCGGGTAGTGGAAAGAGCCCCCGTGCTAACACCATGGACAATGGAATGGTTCGAGATGAATCCAGAAAATATCGCCCCAAGAAGAAGGGACCCTGTGTTATTCTATGA